In Streptomyces sp. ML-6, the genomic stretch CACTGGGAGGACGGCGGCTGGCGCATCCTCCAGTACTCGGGGGTGTACGGGGACCGGGCGGAGGCCCGCCCGGTGGCGGTGCTGTTCGCGCTCGACGCCACGGCCGTGCGCGACACCGGGAAGGACCCGGTCGTCCGTGTCGGCTACGTCGATGCGGAGAGCGGGGAGCCGGTGGCCGTGGACGAACTCCACGCGGTGCCGTCGCGCAGGAGCCTGCCGATGGCGGGCTGACACCACGTCCCGGCCACCTCGCGGCGGCCGGGACGAAGCGGCCGGCCCGGGCCGCCCCCCGGTGTTCCCACCGGCGCGGCGGAGCGTTCCCTGCCGGTGTCGCCGGTGCCGCCCCGGGGCAGTGTGGTCCCGCGGAGACCGGGCGGGAACCGCCCGGCAGGAAGCACGGACGACGACAAGGGGCAAAGGGATGAACACCGACGACGTGACGGCCACGGCACTGGTGGTCCAGCACGAGCCCGGCGGGGGACCGGGCCGTTGGGCGGCCTGGCTGGAGGAGCGGGGTGTGACGATGCACGTGGTCCGGGCGTACGAGGGCACCCCGCTTCCGGACCGGCTGGAGCACCCCGGGCTCATCGTTCTCGGCGGCGCCCGCCTTCCCGACGACGACGCCCGCGCACCCTGGCTGCCCGCGACCAGGGCCCTCGTGCGTCAGGCGATCGACGAGGGGACACCGATGTTCGGCATCTGCCTCGGGGGCCAGCTGCTCGCCCACGTCGCCGGTGGCGAAGTACGCGGGCAGCACGGACCGCCCGAGTTCGGCAGCACCCGGCTCAGCCTGCGCCCCGAGGCGGCCGGGGACCCGCTGTTCCACGGGCTGCCCGCACATCCTCCGGCCATCGAGAACCACGTCGACGCCGTCACCGCGCTCCCCGCCGACGCCCACTGGCTGGTCCGCAGCGAGCGCTGCCCCTACCAGGCATTCCGCATCGGTTCCGCGGCATGGGGCGTGCAGTTCCATCCGGAGACCACGGCCGAGCGGATCCGCGGCTGGAACCGCGAGCGACTGGACCGGAACGGTGCTCCGCCCCCGGAGACCCTGCACGCCCTGGCGCTGCGGGACGAGCCGGAAGCCGCCGAGACCTGGCGCACCGTCGCCCACCGCTTCGCGGACACCGTGACCGCGAGAGCCCGGCAGCCGGAGCCGCAGGCCCGTTGACAGGCCCGGAGACCACCGGCGATTTCACCCCCGGCCGACTGCCCGGACCCCGCCCGGCCGCGTCGGGGCAGATCGGCCCCGCGAGCCGCGCGAGGGCGTCGAGACGCACGCTTGAGCCCTCCCGGACGACAGGGCAGGGTGGGCTCATGACATGGACAGCGCCACCGGCCGAGTACACCGAACAGCTGGGCGATCTGGGGACCGTGACCGAGCGTCGGATGCTGGAGGGCTGGCTGCGCCGGCACCGGGAGACGCTGCTGGCCAAATGCGCCGGGCTGGAGCCGGCCCAGTTGGTGCGGACGACCGTGGAGCCGTCGAACCTCACCCTCCTGGGTCTGGTCCGGCACATGGCGGAGGTGGAGCGGTGGTGGTTCCGGCGCTCCTTCGCGGGCGAGGACATCGGCGATGTCTTCACCGGCCCGGCGGACGGCGACGAGGGGTTCGCCGGGGTGCGCGCGGCCGATGCGGAGAGGGACTTCGCACTGTTCCGCAACGAGGTCCGCGCCTGTGACGCGGCAGCGGCCGGGCATGACCTCGATGAGACCTTCATGTCCTCCCGAGGGGTCGCCCTCAGCCTGCGTTGGGTCTACCTGCTGATGATCCAGGAGTACGCCAGACACAACGGCCATGCCGACCTCCTCCGGGAGCGGACCGACGGGGCGACCGGGGACTGAGGTCTTCTCCCGGACCGGCCGGGTCCGCCGGTGTGGGGGAGCCGGCCGCCGGCCTATGTCGCGGCGGTCCGGACCCCGAGGGCGAGGAACATCATGGCCGTGGCCCTGGCGGCCGTGCGCTTGAAGCGGGGTCCTCGCAGGATGTGCGAGGCGCGCCGGACGAGGCCGGTCCAGGCGAGGAGCCAGAGCGTCATCAGCAGCGCGTGGGCGGTGGCCAGGGCGAGGACCTGGCCGCCGAAGGAGGCGTCGGCGTCGATGAACGGGGGGACGAGGGTCAGGTAGATGGAGGCGGCCTTCGGGTTGAGGACGTTGGCGAGCAGGGCCTGGACGTAGACGGAGTCCGCCCGTACCGGCGGCTGCCGGCGGGCGGGAGCGCGGGCCGGGGCCGAGGCGGATCGCCAGGTCCACAGGCCCAGGCCGATGAGATAGAGCGCGCCGACGACCTTGACGGTCGTGAAGGCCCGGCCGGAGTGCATGACCAGGGCCGACAGCCCGGCCACGGCGAGGGCGGCGTGGACGTACAGGCCGGTGGTCGTGCCGAGGATGACGGGAAGGGCCCGGCGGCGGCCGTGGTCGGTGACGTGCTGGACCAGAAGGGCCAGGCTGGCTCCGGGGGTGGCGACCAGGGGAAGGACCGCTGCCAGGAACCCGAGGACGGCACAGGGGTGGACCATGATGCCTCCGTGGTGGGCGGACGGGGTCAGAGCACGACGCGGTAATGGGTGGTCAGGCGCCGGTCGTCATCCAGGACGTGGAAGGCGAGACCGGGCGGCTGGTCGCGGTCCGCGGGGCGGTCGCCCTCCCAGGGCATGCGCAGGGTCCAGGTGACGGCCGGGCCGACGATCAGGGGGCGGCCGGCGAAGGTCGAGGCGGCCGCGGTGTGGGCGTGTCCGGTCAGGACGGCGACGACCTGCGGATGCGCGTCCAGCAACGCGGCCAGGTTCCCGGGCTGTTCGAGCAGGCTGGAGTCGGGCAGCGGGTGATGGAGCTCGACCGGTGGCTGGTGGAAGGCGATCAGCGCCGGGGTGTCCCGCGGAAGTGCGGCGAGCCGGCTGTCGATCCAGTCGAGCGTTTCGGGGTCGAGACGCCCCTCGTCGCGGCCGGGGACGGTGGAGTCGCACATCAGGACGGCGGTCCCGGCGATGTGGTGGATCCGGTTGACGGGCCCGTGGCCGGGTGCCTCGTCGAGCAGGCCCTTGCGGTAGGCCGGACGTGCGTCGTGGTTGCCGGGGCAGGTGAGCACGGGGAAAGGGGCCGTCAGGATGCGGGCCGCCTCCTCGTATTCGGCCTCCTCGCCGTGATCGGCGATGTCCCCCGTGACCAGCACCGCGTCGACCGGGCGGGGCAGGGCGCGCAAGTGGTCCATGACGCGGACCGCGCGTTCGGTGGCCCGCTCACTGCCGTCCAGGTGCAGGTCGCTGATCTGGGCCAGCAGCACCGCCATGGTCCGTCCCCTCCCGTGGCGGCCGTGGCCACCGGTTCACCGCGCGGCAAGGCACGTCGCCCCGCCCCACTGTCTAACGGAAATTATTTTTTTACCGTTAGGAACTCTAGAGTGCGCGCGGGAGTGTGATCAAGTGGTCGACGACCCGGCAGGGGCAGGAAGGGAGACACCGATGGAACGCTGGCCGGCGCTGGAACTGGCGAGCACGATCCGCCACGACGGGGAGGGCGGTGTCGCCGACGACCTCGCCACGGCACACGGCGCGACCCGCTGGATCCGGGACCGGGCCGACCTGCTGACCGACTGTCCTCCGGCCGGGGGGATCACCGCGGACGGGGGCCTCAGGGCCGAGATCACCGAGCTGCGGCGGGCGGTCCGGACACTGTTCGCCCGGGCGGTCAGCCCCGCTCCTCCCAGCCCGGCGGACGCCCGGCGGCTGATGTCGGACGATCAGGCGCTGGCCCACCTCAACTCGGTCGCCGCCCGTGAACCGGTCGTCCCGCAGCTGGACTGGCCGCGGGGGGACGCACCGAGGGTCCGTCTGCCGTCGGCGCTGGACGATCCGGAGACACGCCTCCTGGCGGCCCTGGCGCGCGCGGCCATCGACTTCCTGAGCGGCCCGCAGCGCGAGCAGTTGCGCGCCTGCACCGCCCCCCGTTGCGTGCGCTACTTCGTCAAGAGCCACGGCCGGCAGGAGTGGTGCAAGCCCTCGTGCGGAAACCGGGCCCGAGCGGCGCGGCACTACCGCCGTCAGCACGTGACGACCGATCGCGATCCCGCTTCGTCCTGACCGCCACCCGGCGTGATGCCGGGGGAGATGGGGACCGGCACCACTGCTCCGAACACCCCCGGACCTGCTACGGGACACACAACGACCCCCCGCTCCGTCCCGCCCGGTCGTCCGGCCCGATCGGGCCGGACGGCTGTTACACAACGATCATTGAGTGCCTTCGAACGCCCCTGGAACAGTCGGAGCCCGGGGCCGTGAACGCATTCGACCGAGCCCCGTACGGGCCGGGCCCCCGCCCGCCCGATCCACTCCTGAGCAGGGGCAATCTTGCGTAAACGATCGAAACAGGCGTACGCCGTCGTCGCTGCGGCCGCCGTCGTCCTGACCGCGGGCATGACCGGACCGGCATCGGCGAAGAACAGTGGACCGAACAATGAACTCCCGTTAACCACAAAGGATTTGAAGGAATCCGGCCAGGCCGTCCACACCGTCACGCTGATCACCGGCGACCGGGTCCTCGTGGACGCCCGTGGCCGGGTCGGCGGCATCCAGCGGGCCAAGGGCCGGGAGGGCATACCCTTCTTCACCGAGACCCACAACGGCCGTACCTACGTGGTGCCGCGTGACGCCCGGCAGCTGATCGCCGACGGCACACTGGACCAGCGGTTGTTCGACATCACCGGACTCGCCGCGCCGGAGAGCCGCAAGGCCAACCGGGCCGGGCTCAAGGTGATCGTCGGCTACCGGGGATCGGCGGCAGGGTCCGCCCGCGCCGAGGTGCGATCCTCCGACGGCACCACCGTACGCCGGACCCTGCCGGCCCTCGACGCCGATGCCGTCACGGGCGCCACCGACAGCGAGGGCGCGCTGTGGGACGCCCTGACCCGTCGGAAGGGTGACGGTTCGACGGCCATGACCTCCGGCATCGCACGGATCTGGCTGGACGGCGTGCGCAAGGCCTCGCTCGACCACAGCACCGGCCAGATCGGCGCCCCGGCGGCCTGGTCCCGCTCGTACGACGGCACCGGTGTGAAGATCGCCGTCGTGGACACCGGGATCGACGACACCCACCCGGACCTGGCGGGCCGGGTGGTGGCGGAGCGCAACTTCAGCAACTCCCCGGACGCCGGGGACCGGGTCGGGCACGGCACGCACGTGGCCTCCACCGCGGCCGGTACGGGGGCGAAGGACTCCCGGTTCAAGGGCGTGGCGCCCGGGGCCCAGCTGATCAACGCCAAGGTGCTGAACGACCAGGGCAGCGGCGACGACTCCAGCATCCTCGCCGGCGTCGACTGGGCCGTCGCCCAGGGTGCCGACATCATCAACATGAGCCTGGGCAGCCCCGACACCGTCGGGATCGACCCGCTGGAAGCCCAGATCAACAAGATTTCGGCGGAGAAGGGCGTGCTGTTCGCGGTCGCCGCGGGCAACAGCGGGCCGGACGGGGGCACGCTCGGATCACCGGGCAGCGCCGACGCGGCCCTGACCGTCGGCGCCGTCGACGACAACGACCGGATGGCCGACTTCTCCAGCGCCGGACCCCGCATCGGGGACGGCGCCGTCAAACCCGACATCACCGCCCCGGGCGTGGACATCACGGCGGCCGCGGCGACCGGCACCCCGGACCAGAACCCTGCCGGGTACGTCGGCATGAGCGGCACGTCGATGGCGACCCCGCACGTCGCGGGCGCCGCGGCGATCCTCAAGCAGAAGAATCCCACCTGGACGGGCGCCCAGATCAAGGCCGCCCTGACGGGCTCGGCCAAGGACGGCTCCCACCCGGTCTTCCAGCAGGGCGCGGGCCGGCTCGCCCTCGACCGGGCGATCGACCAGACGCTCGTCTCCGAACCGGGCTCGGTCCACCTGGGCATCCAGCAGTGGCCCCACACCGACGACACCCCCGTCACCAAGCAGGTGACGTACCGGAACAACGGCACCTCCGACGTGACCCTGGACCTGTCCCTGGAGGCGCCCGCCGGCGGGGACGGAAAGCCCGCCCCGGCCGGGTTCTTCACCCTCGGGGCACAGCGGATCACGGTTCCGGCGGGCGGCACCGCCGCCGTGGACCTGACGGCCGACACCCGGCTCGGCGGTACGGTCCACGGCGCGTACGCGGTCACGGTCGTCGCGTCCGGGGACGGCCGGAGCGTGCGCACCCCGGCATCGGTGGAGCGCGAGGTCGAGTCGTACGACGTCACCTTCAAGACCCTGGGACGGGACGGCGCGCCCAGCACCGGCTGGCAGGCAGACCTGAAGGGCTACCGCGGTTTCGCCGACGACCGGTGGTTCCTCCCGGATCTGTCGTCGGGCTCCGCCACGGTCCGGCTGCCGCGCGGTACGTACAACCTCTCGGCCGACATGCTGGTCGATCCTGCGGACCCGAAGAAGGGCTTCGACATGATCGACAATCCGCAGTTCACCGTGACCGGCCCCACCACCGTCACCCTCGACGCCCGGACCACCCGGCCGGTGACGGTCAAGGTGCCGGACCCGGCCGCCCGTTACACGCGCGCGGGGATGATGTACAGCCTGAGCCCCGAGACGGGCGTCATCCAGTGGCGCGAACTCAGCGGCTTCGACAACGTCCGCACCGCGCACCAGGGGCCCAGGATGCCCGACGGCTTCCTCACCCAGCAGTGGTCCGCCCACTGGGCGCGGGGCACCGCCGAGTACAACTTCCTCACCGGCGGACCGGTCCGGGAGCTGGCCACCGGTTACGACAAGACCTACGCGGCCAAGGACCTGGCCCTGGTGAAGGTGGGGATCGGGTCGTCCGTACCCGGCCTGGAAAGTGCCCTCGCGGCGCACGGCACCCTGGCCAACGGCAACGGCGTCATCGCGCCCTATTCCCTGCAGCCGGCACCGGGGACACGCAAGGTGTACCTGTCCGCGGACGACGGGGCCGCCTGGAACATCGCCGCGGGTGTCCTGGGCGAGACGGCCCCGGACGGTTCCCGGAAACTGGATTCGGTGTACGACCTCGGCGAGCGACGGTTCGAGGCGGGGAAGACGTACACCGTGAACGTCAACACCGGTGTGCTGGGACCGCGGATGAACGCGGACGAGGGACTCGTGCGCGACGGTGACCACATCTACGGCTCGCTGCCGCTGGTCAGCGACGGGGCGGGCCACTCCGGGTTCGTCCACTACGTGGACGCCGGCACCACCATCCACCGCAACGGCGAACTGTACGCGCAGGAGGACGTCGCCATCGACCAGGGGGCCTTCACACTGCCGTCGGAACCCGCCGCGTACAAGGTGTCGACCACGATCCACCGCAACACCGCGATCAACCGCACCGCAACCCGGATCGACGCCTCGTGGACCTTCGACTCGGCCCGCACCGAGAGCTCCACCCAGCTCCCGGTCTCCATGGTCCGTTTCCTGCCGCGGCTCGCGTTGGACTCCACTGTCCCGGCAGGCAGCAGGCAGACCTTCCCCGTCCAGGTGCAGGGCGCGGCGGCCGGCGCCGGCCTGAAGTCCCTGCGAGTGCTGGTGTCGTACGACGACACGACGTGGCTGCCCGTCCCGGTCACGGCGGGCAAGGTCACGGTGAACGCCCCGAAGAAGGACAAGGCGATCTCGCTGAAGGCCGTCGTCACCGACAAGGACGGCAACCGGTCGATGGTCACGATCCACAACGCCTTGTTCGGCAAGTGAGGCGACCCGGGACCGGAGCCCACGAGCGGCGCACGACCGGATGAGACCCCGGCGGGCGGGCACGGTCCCGGGTGAACCGGAAGGAGCGGTTGGCCGGAACGGATGTTCCGGCCAACCGCTCCTTCTGCACGGGTGCGTCGGGAAGCCCCGGTCCCGCCACGGCTCAGCGGGCCGGCACCGGGACCGGCCGCACGGGGCACTCGGCCGGGGCGAGACGGTCCCCCCGCCCGATCAGGGTCACGGACACGGCCCCCCGCGCATGCGCCGCGTACGCGGCCGTGCAGACGATCTGCTCACGGGCGGAAGCGGTCAGCCGAGTCACCCGCAGGCGCAGCGCGACCTCGACGGCGGACCCCGACGTCACGACCCGCTCCACGGCGGACGCCGCACGCGACAGCGAGGGTGCGTTGCGGAGCCCCGCCCGCCGTTCCGCCTTGTCCGGCCCGGCAAGCAGGGCGGTGACGGCCGCGAGCGGTGAGGGGCCCTCGTTCGTCACCCCCGCCCCCGGGGACGGAGCGTCGAGATCGACCTGTCCGCGCGACGGGTCCGGTCCGCCCGACGGGCCGTCCGGTGCGGCGGAACCCACGACACCGTCCGGCCACGGTGACTCGACGAACCGGGGCACGGGCAGCAACTCGCCGTCCGGGGAACGGAAGAACAACAGCACGCGCTCCTCGCGCGGGGGAAGCAGATCGGCGACGGCCGGTCCACCGGCCTCGACCACGGCCGTCTCCTGGATGCCGCAACCCACGAGCGGGCCCCCGACGAGGACCAGCAACGCGGCGAACCGCACCGCTCGACGCCCACACAACACCGGTCCCTTCACGTGGCGGCCCCCGTCCGGTCACAGCGGTCCGCGGGCCCCGGGCCACCCTGCACGGACGACGGGCCGTCCGGCGCACCGCTCCCGGACACGGGCCCGTCGAAGGGCAGCTCCACGGTGAACAGCGCACCACCGCCGGGCGCGTTCCCCGCCCGGATCGTGCCGCCGTGCAGCTGTACGTTCTCCTCGGTGATCGCGAGCCCGAGGCCGCTGCCCGACGAGCGGGAACGCGCGGCGTCCGCCTTGTAGAAACGGTCGAAGACGTGCGGCAGCGCCTCCGGCGCGATCCCGGGGCCGCTGTCGCGCACCTCGATGACCAGCACACCCCCGCGCGCCGACAGCCGCACGGTGACCGGCTCGGCACCGTGGTGCAGGGCGTTGCCGACCAGGTTGGCCACGATGACGTCGAAGCGGCGCAGGTCGAGACGGATGCGGAAGCCCTCGGGCAGTTCCGCGTGGACCCGGTCGAGCCACTTCCTGTCGGCCAGGGTGCGGCGCACGGCCTCCGCCGCGTCCACCTCGTCGGTGTTGAGCTCCGCCGCACGGGCGTCGAAGCGGGAGATCTCCATCAGATCCTCCACCAGCACGGCCAGTTTGCCGGTCTCGGCGCTGATCAGACGCACTGCCCGGGCGGTGTCCGGGGAGAGCTCCGCGGCGTCCTCGTCCACCACGTCCGTGACGGCGAGCATGCCGGCGAGCGGGGTGCGCAACTCGTGCGAGACGTCCGAGGCGAAACGCCGGGCCCGCGCCCCGGCATCCCGCAACTCCTGCACGGAGTGCTCCAGGCGGGCCGCCGACTCGTTGAACGTCCTGGCCAGGTCGGCCATCTCGTCCCGGCCGTGCACGGGAATACGCGTGTCGAACCGCCCACCGCCCATGGAGTGTGCGGCCCGCCGCAGCTCACGGACGGGACGCAGCACACTGCGCGCCGCGAGCAGCGCGGGCACCAGGGCCACGGCCAGCCCCGGCAGCGCGCCGTCGCGGGCCGCGGTCACCAGGGCGTCGATGTCCACCTCCTCGTCCGTCATGGGCATCACGGCGAAGAGCACCAGCCCGCTCGGCACCGCGTCGCCGCCGGCGACGATCCGGGTCATCACCGGCATCCCGATCGTCAGATACGCCTTCCCCTCCTTGACGACCCGCTCGAAGACACCGCGCGGCGAAGCGAGCGCGGCGCGGCGCAGCCTCGCGGTCAGCACGTCGGAGACGGGCCGGTCACCCGAGGAGGCGCGCACCGAGCCGTACTCGGCGAAGACGATCCACGGATGTGGTTTGGCGCGCGCCGCGATGTCGTAGAGGTCCCACCGCAGTGAATCCGGCTCCAGGGGAAGACGGGGGACGAACCGCTCGACCTCCTCGCGGAAGGAGGTGACGGCCGTGTCCTGCGCCCGCACGAGGACCGCACTGCGCGCCTCCCGGTAGGTCAACGCGGCGGTCGTGACGGCACTGACGGCCGCCACCAGCAGAAACGCGATCACCAGCCGGGTGCGCAGCCCGAACGCGACGGTCGCTCCGGGCATCCTCACAGCGGGCCGAAGCGGTAGCCGAAGCCCCGCAGGGTCTGGACGTACCGGGGGTCGCCGGACGGATCCTCGATCTTGGCGCGCAGCCGGCGCACACAGGCGTCCACCAGACGGACGTCGCTGTGGTAGCTGTGCTCCCAGATCTCCTCCAGGAGCCGCTGCCGGCTGAAGACCTGTGCCGGTGCCGCGGACAGGTGCAGCAACAGCTTCAGCTCGGAGGGCGCGAGAGAGACCGGGGCACCCGACTTGAGGACGGTGTGACCGGCGCGGTCGATGACGAGTTCACCGTGGCGCTCGACGGCGGGCCCCGCGCCGACCGGGCCCTCGGCGCGGCGCAGCACGGCACGTATGCGGGCCTCGATGACCTCGGCACGGGCGGGCTTGACGATGTAGTCGTCCGCACCCGCGTCCAGGCCGACGACGATGTCGACGTCGTCGCCGCGCGCGGTCAGCATGACGATCGGCAACTGGCTGGTCCCGCGCACCCGGCAGCACAACTGGACGCCGCTCATGGCGGGGAGCATCAGGTCGAGCAGCAGGAGGTCGGGGCGGAAGGAGCCCATCGCCTCCAGACCGGCCTCACCGGTCGCGACGGCGAGGACCTCGTGCCCCCGTCGGCGCAGTCCAAGTTCGATGCCCTCGCGCACGGAGGGGTCGTCTTCGACGAGGAGGACGCGTGGCATGGCAGTGTCTCCGGGATCGTGTGGAAAACGGACAGCTCGTCAGGGACCCGGCGACCGAACGCCGGAGGTGGCGAGCATGCCGAACGGGGCGGTCACGCAGACGGTGTCGATGCCCTCGTACAGGGCCCACCGGTCCGTGAAGGCGCCTTCCCGGACGCAGACGTTGCCCGCGACACCGCACTGCGACGGATCGGCGCCCGACACCGGGTCGGGCGGGCGGTCTCCGGCCCGGCCGTGTCCGGTGCGGGGCGCAGCCGGTCGGCGAGCATGGCGAGGTCCGCCCGCCGGACCTCCGGCCCGGCCGGATCGCTGCCGCCGTCCGTCGGGTGTTCGTCCCGGGCCGGGCGCTCGCGGACGAACGCGCAGACCGCCTCCGCCACGTCCTGTCGCAGCTCCGGATGCTCGTCGCCGAGCCGGGCCAACTCGGCCACGGCATCCCGCCGGAGGCCGGCGCCGCCACCGCGCAGTCGGCTGGCGACCACCCGCACCGCCTCGGCCGCCTGCGCGCCGTCACCGATGATCACCATGGCCCCCACAGGTTTTAGGACGGTCAAGTTCCTTGATTCCCAAGAGATTAGCGATGCGTCCGGAGCCCATCGAACGCAGCCCGTCAGTCCGCCCGCCGATCACCCACCACTGACCGCCGATCACCGACCACTGACCCTCGATCACTGACCGACGAACACCGATCACGCGAAACGATCGTGCCGAGCGACGACCTCTCCGGACCACGGCGGCCACCAGCCGATTCCCTTGACCAGGCATGCCCACTCGGGCGGCAGTTCGGCCGCACCGGGAACAGCAGGTCCGGTCGGCGAGGTTGCACCGATCGAGGGACCGGCGCCGTACGGGCGGGGAGACACGGGGACCGCAAGGTCGTCCCCGCCCCGCCAGGAACCGGGCCCCAGGGTCGCGGTATGCCCGCCGCGCACTCGGACCACCCCTTATTTCTGCAGGAGGACTTTTCCATGACTGACCGGCCCTTGACGCTCATGGCCGTGCACGCCCACCCCGACGACGAGGCGACCGGAACCGGAGGGGTCCTCGCGCGGTACGCGGCGGAAGGCATCCGCACGGTTCTCGTGACGTGTACCGACGGAGGCTGCGGTGACGGACCGGGGGGTGCCAAGCCGGGCGACCCCGGGCACGATCCGGCGGCCGTCGCCCTGATGCGCCGCCAGGAACTCGAGGCGAGTTGTGAGGTCCTGAAGATCAGCGATCTGGAGATGCTGGACTACGCCGACTCCGGGATGATCGGCTGGCCGAGCAATGACGCCCCCGGGTCCTTCTGGCGGACCCCCGTGGAGGAAGGCGCCGCCCGACTCGCGGAACTCATGCGTCACTACCGACCCGATGTGGTCGTCACTTATGACGAGAACGGCTTCTATGGTCATCCCGACCACATCCAGGCCAACCGCATCACGATGGCGGCGCTGGAGATGATCGAGCTGACACCGAAGGTGTACTGGACGACGATGCCCCGCTCGATGATGCAGCGGTTCGAGGAGACCATGCGCGAGTTCAGTGAGGACATTTCCGAGCCGGATCCTGCCGAGGCCGCCGCGATGGCCAAGATCGGTCTGCCCGACGACGAGGTCACCACGTGGGTGGACACCACCGCCTTCAGCGGTCAGAAGTTCGATGCGCTGGCCGCGCATGCCAGTCAGGGCGAGAACATCTTCTTCCTCAAGATGGGCAAGGAGCGATTCGGCGAGTTCATGGGCACGGAGACCTTCGTACGCGTCAAGGACACCACCGGCGCGGCCGTGCCCGAGAACGATCTCTTTGCAGGACTGCGCTGATCCGCCGAGGGCCGTCATCACCGCGTCGACACCGGCGCGGACCGGACGGGCCGTCAGTCGGGTGGCGGCCGACACAACACTGGGTTTCTGCCCGCAATCGGGTTTCCCGCGATGCCTGAATGTCGTGGCGTGGGATCCATGAGCTGATTCCGCCCCGTTGACGGTGTGCGTCGACCGGGCCGGCTCCACAACGCGATGAAGCTCCTGGTGGGAGGAGTCACGGTCGAGATCCACACCGTGCCCCGCCAGGAGCTTCACGTGCTTGTCCACCCCTCGTCGACCGACCTGCATGGCCGGAACCTACGTTTCCCGAGCGCTCAACTACGTTCCCGGCTGCGGGAGATCGGGCGCGTCGACGGCGTTCGCCCGAATGTCGGCAGGACCTGCCCGCCTTGTTTCACCTGCGGTGCGGCGATGCCCGCGCCCGACTCGCCACCGGGTTCCGCGACGGAGCACAGCCGTGAAGCGGTGTTGTCATCAGTCCGCGCGCCAACGGAATTCAGCCACCTCTGCGATTGCACAGACTTCTGTGCACAGGAATCTGTGCACAGAAGTCTTTGTCGTTTATCTTGGGGCTCATGGAACATCCTGAGCAGCCCTCCCAAGTGCAACTGAACGTCCGTAACCTGCGGGGCATCGCGCATCCGTTGCGGGTGCAGATGCTGACGGTCCTGCGGACGGAGGGGCCGGCCACGGCCACCACGCTCGCCCGGCGGCTGAACCAGAACACCGGCGCCACCAGTTATCACCTGCGCCAGCTCGCCGAGTACGGCTTCATCGTGGAGGCGCCGTCCCAGGGCGGCGGCCGGCGTGAGCGCTGGTGGCAGGCGGCGCACGTCAACACGGTCCTGCCGGACGATTCGGTGCTGGCGGACGGCGGCGGTCTCGGGATCGCCTATCTGCAGTCGCTCG encodes the following:
- a CDS encoding type 1 glutamine amidotransferase, with the protein product MNTDDVTATALVVQHEPGGGPGRWAAWLEERGVTMHVVRAYEGTPLPDRLEHPGLIVLGGARLPDDDARAPWLPATRALVRQAIDEGTPMFGICLGGQLLAHVAGGEVRGQHGPPEFGSTRLSLRPEAAGDPLFHGLPAHPPAIENHVDAVTALPADAHWLVRSERCPYQAFRIGSAAWGVQFHPETTAERIRGWNRERLDRNGAPPPETLHALALRDEPEAAETWRTVAHRFADTVTARARQPEPQAR
- a CDS encoding ABATE domain-containing protein translates to MERWPALELASTIRHDGEGGVADDLATAHGATRWIRDRADLLTDCPPAGGITADGGLRAEITELRRAVRTLFARAVSPAPPSPADARRLMSDDQALAHLNSVAAREPVVPQLDWPRGDAPRVRLPSALDDPETRLLAALARAAIDFLSGPQREQLRACTAPRCVRYFVKSHGRQEWCKPSCGNRARAARHYRRQHVTTDRDPASS
- a CDS encoding S8 family serine peptidase, producing MRKRSKQAYAVVAAAAVVLTAGMTGPASAKNSGPNNELPLTTKDLKESGQAVHTVTLITGDRVLVDARGRVGGIQRAKGREGIPFFTETHNGRTYVVPRDARQLIADGTLDQRLFDITGLAAPESRKANRAGLKVIVGYRGSAAGSARAEVRSSDGTTVRRTLPALDADAVTGATDSEGALWDALTRRKGDGSTAMTSGIARIWLDGVRKASLDHSTGQIGAPAAWSRSYDGTGVKIAVVDTGIDDTHPDLAGRVVAERNFSNSPDAGDRVGHGTHVASTAAGTGAKDSRFKGVAPGAQLINAKVLNDQGSGDDSSILAGVDWAVAQGADIINMSLGSPDTVGIDPLEAQINKISAEKGVLFAVAAGNSGPDGGTLGSPGSADAALTVGAVDDNDRMADFSSAGPRIGDGAVKPDITAPGVDITAAAATGTPDQNPAGYVGMSGTSMATPHVAGAAAILKQKNPTWTGAQIKAALTGSAKDGSHPVFQQGAGRLALDRAIDQTLVSEPGSVHLGIQQWPHTDDTPVTKQVTYRNNGTSDVTLDLSLEAPAGGDGKPAPAGFFTLGAQRITVPAGGTAAVDLTADTRLGGTVHGAYAVTVVASGDGRSVRTPASVEREVESYDVTFKTLGRDGAPSTGWQADLKGYRGFADDRWFLPDLSSGSATVRLPRGTYNLSADMLVDPADPKKGFDMIDNPQFTVTGPTTVTLDARTTRPVTVKVPDPAARYTRAGMMYSLSPETGVIQWRELSGFDNVRTAHQGPRMPDGFLTQQWSAHWARGTAEYNFLTGGPVRELATGYDKTYAAKDLALVKVGIGSSVPGLESALAAHGTLANGNGVIAPYSLQPAPGTRKVYLSADDGAAWNIAAGVLGETAPDGSRKLDSVYDLGERRFEAGKTYTVNVNTGVLGPRMNADEGLVRDGDHIYGSLPLVSDGAGHSGFVHYVDAGTTIHRNGELYAQEDVAIDQGAFTLPSEPAAYKVSTTIHRNTAINRTATRIDASWTFDSARTESSTQLPVSMVRFLPRLALDSTVPAGSRQTFPVQVQGAAAGAGLKSLRVLVSYDDTTWLPVPVTAGKVTVNAPKKDKAISLKAVVTDKDGNRSMVTIHNALFGK
- a CDS encoding DinB family protein, with the translated sequence MTWTAPPAEYTEQLGDLGTVTERRMLEGWLRRHRETLLAKCAGLEPAQLVRTTVEPSNLTLLGLVRHMAEVERWWFRRSFAGEDIGDVFTGPADGDEGFAGVRAADAERDFALFRNEVRACDAAAAGHDLDETFMSSRGVALSLRWVYLLMIQEYARHNGHADLLRERTDGATGD
- a CDS encoding LysE family translocator; the encoded protein is MVHPCAVLGFLAAVLPLVATPGASLALLVQHVTDHGRRRALPVILGTTTGLYVHAALAVAGLSALVMHSGRAFTTVKVVGALYLIGLGLWTWRSASAPARAPARRQPPVRADSVYVQALLANVLNPKAASIYLTLVPPFIDADASFGGQVLALATAHALLMTLWLLAWTGLVRRASHILRGPRFKRTAARATAMMFLALGVRTAAT
- a CDS encoding metallophosphoesterase, with translation MAVLLAQISDLHLDGSERATERAVRVMDHLRALPRPVDAVLVTGDIADHGEEAEYEEAARILTAPFPVLTCPGNHDARPAYRKGLLDEAPGHGPVNRIHHIAGTAVLMCDSTVPGRDEGRLDPETLDWIDSRLAALPRDTPALIAFHQPPVELHHPLPDSSLLEQPGNLAALLDAHPQVVAVLTGHAHTAAASTFAGRPLIVGPAVTWTLRMPWEGDRPADRDQPPGLAFHVLDDDRRLTTHYRVVL